From Thermoflexus hugenholtzii JAD2:
GTTCGCCTCAATCGAACCAGCGTGGGATTGAAACGCATCCACGAGGAATGTTCGAGCAGATGGGACTGGCGTGCCTCAATCGAACCAGCGTGGGATTGAAACTGGCTTGGGTAAACGAGAACATATGGAAGCGGATCAGCCTCAATCGAACCAGCGTGGGATTGAAACTACACGCTGTTCATAATCCGCTTCCAGAACTGAGCGCGCCTCAATCGAACCAGCGTGGGATTGAAACTATTGGACACAGGGATCGCGAAAGGGCACGAGGATCTGCCTCAATCGAACCAGCGTGGGATTGAAACGGCCAAAGCGTTGGGGGGGGCCATCAAAATTCATCTTGAGCCTCAATCGAACCAGCGTGGGATTGAAACTTCTCTGCGCCGCCAGGCGTGCGTTACCGGGCGCGATGCCTCAATCGAACCAGCGTGGGATTGAAACCCTTAACGATCCTCCCGTGTTTGCTGACCAGCCCCAGGCCTCAATCGAACCAGCGTGGGATTGAAACCTATGTCAAGGCAATGGACCTGTTGAAGGAGGAGGTGGCCTCAATCGAACCAGCGTGGGATTGAAACCCATGGCGGCCTTCAACAAGTTTTCGGTCGTAGAATTGCCTCAATCGAACCAGCGTGGGATTGAAACAACTTCATCTTGAGAAGAAGATTGCTGAGGGCTACTGCCTCAATCGAACCAGCGTGGGATTGAAACTCCGCCATGGCGACCTTCAACAGGTTTTCCGCCGTGGGCCTCAATCGAACCAGCGTGGGATTGAAACCGCGCCCCGCCCCGGGCGGCGCGGATCAGGTATTCGGGCCTCAATCGAACCAGCGTGGGATTGAAACGAATCACCAGAGGAGTGGTCGTCATGGCTTATCCCTGGCCTCAATCGAACCAGCGTGGGATTGAAACCGTGGGCCGCCCGGGCCAGCAGCATGGTCCGCTGGAGCCTCAATCGAACCAGCGTGGGATTGAAACCGGAGGAGGGCCTGGCGCGGCTGCGGGAAGGCGCTGGGCCTCAATCGAACCAGCGTGGGATTGAAACTCGCCCGCCGCGGGACGGCCCTGGCGGACTACCTGGCCTCAATCGAACCAGCGTGGGATTGAAACTCGATCTCCTCCCGAAGCCGCTGCGGGCGGATACGCGCCTCAATCGAACCAGCGTGGGATTGAAACCGCTTCTGGATTAACCCCACCTTAGATCGCGCCCGCGCGCCTCAATCGAACCAGCGTGGGATTGAAACGATCCCCGCCGCCTACGACGAGGCCCGCCGGGACGGGGCCTCAATCGAACCAGCGTGGGATTGAAACCCGACGCGGCCGCCGAGGCCGCCGCGGCCATGGTGGGGCCTCAATCGAACCAGCGTGGGATTGAAACCCCAGAAGCAGGCCGCCTGTGGCCAGGGCCAGCCGGGCCTGCCTCAATCGAACCAGCGTGGGATTGAAACCGTCCCCCCCGTGATCTACCGCCGCTACGAGAAGGAGGCCTCAATCGAACCAGCGTGGGATTGAAACCCCAAATGCCTTCCAGCGTGCAGTGATCCCCATCCTCGCCTCAATCGAACCAGCGTGGGATTGAAACTTTCAACCAGTCGACGGAATAACCAGATACACGGTGAGCCTCAATCGAACCAGCGTGGGATTGAAACCAGCCCATCCCGGACCCCCGCCCAGAACCGGAGCCAGCCTCAATCGAACCAGCGTGGGATTGAAACGTCATCTCGGGGGGAACCAGAGTGGCCGCGAGGAGGCGCCTCAATCGAACCAGCGTGGGATTGAAACATGATCACAATGATCTCCCCGTTCTGCCTCAGAGTGGGCCTCAATCGAACCAGCGTGGGATTGAAACCAAAGCCCACCACGCTGTCGTGGATCGCGTATAATGTGCCTCAATCGAACCAGCGTGAGATTGAAACCAGGGGGTTGCCAGGTAGAGGGCGCCGCTCGGAAACAGCCTCAATCGAACCAGCATGGGATTGAAACCGGCCCATTCGACATCCTAACGAAAGGAGGAGGACATGTTGCGAGCCATCTGGGAATACCTCACCTACGAGCGCTATGGCCGCCGGATCATGCGCCCGGCCGCCGTGGGGATGCTAGGGACCACCCTGGCGGTGGGCGCCATCGCCCCGATCATCCTGGCCGCCTGCCTCATGGCGCCCCCGCCGGTCCGCCCCGCCCCGACTCTCCCCCCGCCCACGGCCACGGCGGTCTTCGCCACGGCCACGGCGGTCGCTTCCCAGCCCACCGCCACCCCCGCCCCCCTCTGCCCTGAGGACCCGCAGCTGTGGCAGCTGGTGGAGATCCAGCCCTTCCAGGACCCGAAGACCAGCAAGCCCGTCCGGCTGCTCAAGCCCATCTACCGCATCGAGCCCCCCCTGCGTCTACCAGGGCCTGTGGCGCGACCTGGCAGACGCCCTGTTTGCCACCTACACCCGGGCCGACGTGCCGCCCAAGATTGACAAGAAGGTCGAGGTCCCCTGGTATTGGGATCCGGGGCCGGAGATCACCCGGAAGACCATCGGCATCTACCTGGCCTGGAAGGATTATCTCTTCTACGACCGGGCGGGGCGGAAGATCGACGAGATCCTCACCCCCTACACCGCCCTCTCCACCGGCGACCCCGATTACCCAGTGCTGGTCTACCTCTACCGGGACTACCCCGGCGCGGCCTACGGGGTGCAGTGGGAGGGCAAGATGGAGGACGTGTTCGACGGCCGCATCGATGGGATCTGGCCGGTCCGCCTGGAGGGGGGGACGGTGCTGCGGCGGGTGACCCCTGTGCTCTACCACGCCGGGGTCCACCGCTGGTTCCGGGCGGACGGGAAGGGCATGCCCCGGCGGATGCATGTGGTGGAGGCGGACGGCTCGGGGCTGTGGGAGGTCCTGGGGGTGCAGGGGACCACCCGCTCCGAGCTGGGCCGGGCCTTCGGGAAGAAGGACTTCTTCCCCGACCAGGTGGATCTGAAGGCCTATCCGATGGAGAAGACCCTCACCTTCACCCCATAAGCGAGAAGCGAGGGGAGGCGTGGGATGCGGAAGACCTGGATCCTGATCCTGGCGGCGGCGCTGGCCCTGGCCCCGGGGGCCGGCGCCGCCCGGGCCGAGGGGGATGGCCTCAATCGAACCCGTGTGGGACTGAAACCCGGGCGCTGATGGGTATACTGGATCGAACGCGCGGGCTGGATCCCGCGGCGGCCTTTCGCGCGCCGCCTGGGGCGGGGCGGCCCGGCGATCCTGGAGGCCCTGCGGGAGGAGGCGCGGAAGCTGATCGGAGGATGAGATGGACGAGATCATCCAGGCGCTGGAAGATCTGAGCCTCGCCTTCTGTGTCTCCCAGCTTCGGTCGTGGGGCGTGCGGCCGGAGCCTGCGGATATCCGGGCGGCCCTGCGGGATGGCCGGATCCGCGACATCTGCGGGACCTCTTGGATGATGCTGGCCGACTACCTGGAGCGGAACCCGGATGCGATCGAGCGGTTGCGCGCGCGCCTGACGCGGACGTGAAGCCGACGTGTCGGCGCCGCTTTGCGCGGCGGCGGGATGTCGCCTCAATCGAACCAACTTTAGGATTAGAAGGAGTGAGGGCCCTTCTGCGCTTCAGCGATCCGACATCCGGTTCGCTCGAGGACGCGCCCGGCGGGCGTAAAGCCCAAGGCCCAGGACGATCAGGGATGGAAAGCCTGCACCAGCCATCCAGACGCATGATCCCACCACCCCATCCCTCAAGGTGAGGCCCAGCATCATCCATCCTGTTCCCAGCATCAGGAAGAGGCCCGCGGCGATCAGCCAGCCGGATCCGCGGGAAGAGAAGACAGATCGCATCAAATATACGGCCAGGATGGCAAGCCCCACCGCAAGCGGCAGGTTTGCCAGCCAGAAGAACAGCGCACCCGGGTTGGCTTCGTAAGCCTCCGGATAGGCGCGTTCCGACCCGATCAGGGCCAGGGTCATCCCCAGCCAGGCCAGCCCCACGCTCCCTGTCCCCACCGCCAGGATACGCCCCACCTCCGCCTGCCGCATCAGCCCCAGATTCCATGCCCCCACCCCGCCTGCGCTCAGCGCCCCCGCTACGCTCAGCAACGCCAGCGCCCCCCACCATCCTATCTCCACACCCACCGCATAGGGATTCCGGTAGGCCGCCTCTTCGATCCGCCTCCCCATCAGCACCACCACGGCCTGCACAGCGTCCACCCCCGCATCCACCCCTGCGATCAGCAAATAAGCGCCTACGATCCGTGCGATGGCCCGAAGCATCTCTCCCCTCCCATCAGGAGGGAAGAGGATCCGCTCTACCCTCGTCCCCACCCCAATCCCCACCATCCAAAGGAGGGCCGGAAGCAACGCCAGCGCCCACGAGAGCCACCACCTCCCTCCCCTCTCCGCCCCCACCGGGGAGGAAGTGAGCAGCCCAAGCACAAAACCGATCATCGAGAGGAGCAACTCCACCATCCCCGGAACGTCCGGGTACGATGAGAGCGCAAGGATGTATGGATCCATCCACCGCCGGATGAGCGGCTCCCACAGAAGGTCCAGAGCGCTCAGGAAGCAAACCCCACTCAGCGCCCACGCCGCATCCCCCGGGATGCGGGGGGATCCTCTCCAGGCCGCGCGCAGCAACGCCAATCCCACCAGGAGGCGCGCGATGTCCATGGAGAGAACCTCCTCCACCCGGGCGGGCAGGACGGCCGGCGACCAGACCCACGGCGTCCGCCACAGCCGGGAAAGATCCGCTGCAAGCCGGATCAAGGCAGGCAGCAGCGCGAGGAGGATCACCCTGAGGACAGAGGGCGAGGATCGAAAGACGCGCCGCACCGGAATCCCCTATAAGTTGTGCTCCCCAGCCCGGAAGCGCACCAGGGGAAAGCGGCCGGACCCACCTCTACGATACCACACGAGCGATTCGGGGAGGGTTTAGGGTTCGGGTTCCCCTTCCTCCTCAGGGGCCTCCGGGAGGCGAAGGGCGGGATGACGACGGACAGCCCATATGAGCAGCGGCATCAGCAACCCCAGCAACGGGAAACCCGCCGGCAGATGCGGCGCCCCCGCGAAGCGATCCAGGTTCCACAGCATCAGGATCAGGCTCAGCCAGACCACGCTGAAGTTGGGCCACGGATCCACACTCCGCATCCAGCGCAGCCCCGGGATCCGACGACGGGTGAAGGGCCAGAACAGGTTGCTCCCCATCCACCCCAGCTGGTCCTCCAGGATGTGCAACGCATACCCCAGCCCCACCATCACCCCCGGCCACCACCCCCACCACATCCCCACGCCCGTCCCCAGGGCAGCCGCCAGCACCAGCGAGTGGCTCCACGCCCGATGCCAGGGGAGGAACTCCACCCGCACCGCCTCCCCCTCCGGACAGAAAGCCAGCGAGGGGCCCGAGAAGATGTCCACCGTGATCTCCGGATCGTAGCCATATCGCACAGGGCTCGGAAGGGGACGGCGGGCCCGCCCTCCCGCTTCCTCGCCCCCCCGAATCGGCCGCCCGCCGGTGTTCACCACCGGGCCCACCTCGACCTCCACCGCCCCGCCCTCGAGGTCGAACCGCACCCGGTAGCGCCGCCAGGCGTCCGGCCCCAAGCGCAGGGTGTGCAGCATCAGGCGGACCGCCCGCCCCTCCCGTCGGGCCATCGCCACCGCCGCCACGATCCCCTCCGCGATGACCGCCGGATCCGGGGGATCCTCCTCAAAATCCACGGAGAGATCCGGTTGCTCCAACCACCGGGCGAGGCGGAAATCCAGGGCGTCCGGGAGCAGCGCGGCGATGCCGGCCAGGGCGGGCCAGATCGCCCCCCGGGCCGCCGCCTGCACCACCTCGGGGAAAAACGTGGCCGCGGCAAGGGCGGAGATGAAGTGGGTGAAGCCCTTCATCGAGGCATCCCGTGCGGCGCGCTCTATCATGATGATAGCCGGCTGGCTGCGCCCTCCCCTTCCCCCGCGTTGTCGCATGCCGAATTGCCGATAACCGGACTGGGCGTTCCGGGGAAGGTGGCAGGGCAGGCGGCCCGGTCGGCGCATTCCCGCAGCCGGGGGCGGAGTTCTCCAGGTGGGGTAACAGGCCTGGGGGCCGGGTTTCTTTGCCTCGCCCGCTTCCGGTGCGTCGGCTATGGCTGGCTGGACGGGGAGAGGGGGAGCCGTTGTCCTACTGCTGAAGAAGGGGGCGGACGAGGGCCTCAAGGGGCGCCAGGGTCTGTTCCCAGTCGTAACGGGCGACGGCCAGGCGGCGCGCCGCCTCCCCCAGCTGCCGGCGACGGGCTTCATCCGTGGCTAAGGCGATCATCGCCTCGGCGAACGCCTCCCCGTCGGCCAGCCACACGTGCTCCTGATCCCGCACCGTTAGCCCCTCGCACCCCATCGGGGTGCTGACGATGGCCCTCCCCATCGCCATGGCCTCCAAGACCTTGAGGCGGGTCCCCCCGCCGGCCCGCAGGGGCGCCACATAGACCGTCGCGGCGGCCAGATACGGCCGCACATCGGGCACTTCCCCGACCACCTCCACGCCCGGGATCTCCCCCAGGGCGCGCACCGCCGGAGCCGGGCGCCGGCCGACCAGGAACAGGCGCGCCGCGGGGAGGACCGCTCGCACCCGAGGCCAGACGGCCCGGGCCAGCCAGAGGGCCGCGTCGATGTTCGGCCGGTAGTCCATCGACCCGGTGAACACGAAGGCCGGCTCCGGGAGCGGAGCCGGCGGGACGGCCTCGGGCCGGAAGAACGCGGTGTCCACCCCATTGGGCGCCACTACCGGCATGCGGGCCATCCCCAGGGCATGGAGATCCCGGGCGTCGGGCTCCGAGACCGCGATCACCGCGTCCACGCCGCGCACCACCCAGGCCTCATAGCGGCGGAGCCGCCGGGCCTGGATCCCCGAATAGAGCGCCCCGATCCACCGCCGCGGATCCCGCTGATCCGCTCGGAACAACCGTTCCTGCAGCCGGTATTCGGCGTTCAGCTCGTCCAGGAGGAGGAAGGGGCGGGATCCCGGCGGGCGCGCGAGCATCTCCTCCACCGCCCAGGCCATCTCCAGCCCCTCGATGAGGATGAGGTCGACCGGGCCCCGGGCCAGGAGCTCCTCCAACCCTTCCACCAAGGCGCGGGTCCGATAACGAAAGGCGAGATCGGGCCGCGAGGAGGTCAGCAGCTGGCGCAGCCGGACCGAGAGGGGACGCGGGCGCCAGGGGAACAGCCGGATCTCGTGGGCCAGGGCCTGCCAGGAGGGCGGCGGCGGCCCGGGTCGCTCCGAGAGGGCGAGCACGACCACCGGTCCCAGCCGGGCCAGCCGACGCAACACGTGGAAGGCCCGGATGGAACCTCCCTTGTTGGGGGGATCCGGGAGCTCGGGGGCCAGGAACAGGATCACGCGGTGCCCTCGATCCTGAGCAAAAGGGAGTCGCGGCTGAAGCCGCTCCTCCCGGATGATGCTTAACGGCCGAGGACGCGGCGGTAAACCGCCCAGGTCTCGGCGGCGGCGCGGTCCCAGGAGAAGGCGGCGGACCGCTCCAGCCCCTGGCGGCGCATCCGCTCCCGCTGCGCCGCGTCCTCTAAGAGCGCCTCCATGGCTTCGGCCCAGCGCGCTTCATCTTCGGCGGGCAGGACCATCCCCGCCTCCCCCACCACCTCGGGCAGCGCCCCCCGGTCGCTGACCACCACCGGGGTGCCGCAGGCCATAGCCTCCAGGGCCGGCAGGCCGAAGCCTTCATACAGCGAGGGGAAGGCCAGGAAGGCCGCCCCGTTATAGAGGACCGCCAGGGTTTGATCGTCCGGCCCCTCGATCCAGCGCAGATGATCGGCGATGTGCAGGCGGTGGGGCCATTCCAGGATCTCCTGATACAGCCAGCCCCGCCGGCCGGCCAGCACCAGGGGCGGGGCATTCGGGCGGCGCTCCCGCAGCCGGGCATACGCCCGCAACAGCATCGGGATGTTCTTCCGGGGCTCCCACGCCCCCACGAACAGTATATATCCCGGCTCCAGGCCCAGACGCCCCAGAGTCTCCCGCACCTGTTCCGGGGGGAGCGGGCGGCACACGGCGCTGGCCCCCTCGTAGATCACCGTGATCCGGTCCTCCGGAACCCCCAGGTGAGCGATGAGATCCGCCCGGGTGGTCTGAGAGACGGCGATGATGTGATCGGCCACGGCCGCCGCCCGCTCGATCTGTCCGGCGTAATAGCGTCGGCTCTCCGCGGTCATGAAGTCCGGATACTTCAGGAAATGTAGGTCGTGGATGGTGATGACCTTCCGGAAAGGCCCGGAGAACGGGGGGATGAAGTCCGGGCTGTGGAGCAGGGCCACCCGCCGCAGGCCCACCTCCAGCGGCCACACGCGCTGCTCCCAGCGATGATGCGGAGGGGTCCAGGCATGGGCGACCCGCACCTGAGGCCCAGCGGCCCAGGTGTTGGGGTCCTTACGGCTCTGGAAGATCACCAGGCGGACGTCGGGGTCGTGGATGACTTGGGGGAGTCGGGCGGCCAGCTCCAGGATGTAACGGGCGATGCCTTCCCGTCGATACGCCAGCAACCGAGCGTCCAATCCAATCCGTATCATCGGGGCGCTCCATCCTCCTCCGGTGGGATCTCCCGGCCTCCGCCCCGGGCCGGATGCGGCGCGCGCGGGGGCAGGGAGGGCTCTTCCTCCGTCGAGCGGGCAGCCCGGCGTTCCATCTCCGCCAGGACCATGGCCACCGCCTCGATGGCCGCCCGCTGCTTGCGGTAGAGGTCCGACTCGCTCAGGGCCAGGCGCTGGGCGATCTCGCGGACCTTGCGACCTTGAAGGAACCGCAGCTCCAGCAGGTTGTAGAGCAGCCACTCCGGCGCTGTCAATTTCCGCTCGCCATCCGGGCGGAGCCGCTCGATGGCCTCGGCCAGCACGGCCCGCAGGGCGCGGATGGGGTTGCCGTCGTGGGCCTCCATCGCCTGCTGCACCACCCGCAGCTGCAACAGGGGGCTCTGGAGCAGCCGGGGACCACCCCAGTAGTGCGCCAGGGCGTCCCGGACCCAGGTGATGAACTCTGGATGTTCGATGAGAGAGCGGGCAGAAGGCTCCCCCTCCGCCCATCGCAGGCGGCGGGCCTCCTCGGCCACCTGTTCCAGGGCCTGCAGCGCCCGCTCCTGGATCAGCCGGTCCTCCAGGGCGGCGGCGGCCCGGGCGATCCAGACGGGGAGGACCTCGTGGAGGACCTCCGGGGAGACCTCGCTGGGCGGAGCGGCCACGGCGATGGCCCCCAGGAGGATCCCTTCCGCCCGGCTCCGCAGGGGCCACACCCAGAAGCCGTCCGTCCGCACCGGCCCGTTCGAGGAGGGCTCCACCTCCGCCAGAGTGGCCTCGATGGAGGCATGCGCGATGTCGCCGAAGGCGGCCACCGGCTCGATCCCCTCCGGGGTGCGACGCACCACGAACCCGGTGGGCGAGCGGAGGGTCTCGCAGATCAGGGCCAGGATCCCCTCCAGGAACTGTCGCAGATCCCGGGCGGTGATCATCGCCTCGCTCAGCCGGCGCATCCGCGCCAGCTCCGAGACGTCCCGCCGCAGGAACAGCCACTCGAAAAGGGGGCGGATCCCGTCGCTCAACAGCTCATAGCTCACGATGGTCCCCACCGCCGCCAAGGGGAGGAGAAGCGCCAGGGGCAGCCCCAGGGCGTGGCTCAGCCGGCTGACCCCGAACATCACCAGGGCCACCAGGGTGGCCAGGACCGGCCCGCGCAGCAGGTAGGTGATCCAGCGCTGCTTGACCACCCGATCCGGCACCAGCACATCCACATAGGCGACGGCGTAGACCATACCGAACAGCATCGTCCCGATGAACAGGTTGCTGATCCCCACCATCCCCCAGAAGACCAGGGGGTAAGCCGGGAGGGTCCGCCCGGCCAGAAGCAGATAGGGGAAGACCCCGACAGCGGGGGCGATCATCGTGAGGGCCAGGTAGGTCATCCGCCGCCGATGGGTGGAGATCAGCGTCCGTTGCCGGACCCGCCAGGCGTTCACGATCCCCCAGCCCACCCCTCCGATGAAGTAGATCAAAAAGAGGGGAAAGAGGGGGCCCGCCCACAGATGGAAGGCCCGGCCATCCGCCGTCCCGTCGTGAACCAGGAGATCGCTCGACAGGGCGAGCAGAAACCAGAGGAAGGCCAGGGCGTAGGCCCCTCGGACCGCCCAGCGGCGCCACGGGGAGAAGGAGCCGGTCCGCTCCAGCAAGGCGTCGGTCAGATGCGCATAGGCCGCCGGGGCGATAGCGATGCCCAGCCATTGCAGCCGGAGCCACGGCTCCGCGGACCGGGGATCGGCCACGAAGAAGAGGACCAGATCGCCCAGGTAGACGATAGAGACCGAGGCCAGCAGCCACGCCGCCCCCCGGGCGCTCCGGCTCTGGAAGTAATAAGCGAGCAGGTAGACCAGCAGGGAGAAGGCGGCGATGAGCAGCGCGGCGACGATGACGAAGTTGATCTGGATGATCAGGTCGAGCGGATCTGTTCGAGCCATCGCTGGATACGCTGGATCATCACCCGGCGCCGGCCGGTGTAGCGGTGATCTCCTCCATCGATGAGGGCCAGGTCGGTGTTCAGCCCGGCCCGGTGATGAAGGGCCAGGCTGTGGCGGTGATGCACCACCGGGTCCGCGGTCCCGTGGACGATGAGGAGCGGCCGCGGGGAGAGCCGATCGACCACCTCCACCGGCTGAAGCCCTTCGGCGCAGG
This genomic window contains:
- a CDS encoding metal-dependent hydrolase, with product MKGFTHFISALAAATFFPEVVQAAARGAIWPALAGIAALLPDALDFRLARWLEQPDLSVDFEEDPPDPAVIAEGIVAAVAMARREGRAVRLMLHTLRLGPDAWRRYRVRFDLEGGAVEVEVGPVVNTGGRPIRGGEEAGGRARRPLPSPVRYGYDPEITVDIFSGPSLAFCPEGEAVRVEFLPWHRAWSHSLVLAAALGTGVGMWWGWWPGVMVGLGYALHILEDQLGWMGSNLFWPFTRRRIPGLRWMRSVDPWPNFSVVWLSLILMLWNLDRFAGAPHLPAGFPLLGLLMPLLIWAVRRHPALRLPEAPEEEGEPEP
- a CDS encoding glycosyltransferase, which encodes MILFLAPELPDPPNKGGSIRAFHVLRRLARLGPVVVLALSERPGPPPPSWQALAHEIRLFPWRPRPLSVRLRQLLTSSRPDLAFRYRTRALVEGLEELLARGPVDLILIEGLEMAWAVEEMLARPPGSRPFLLLDELNAEYRLQERLFRADQRDPRRWIGALYSGIQARRLRRYEAWVVRGVDAVIAVSEPDARDLHALGMARMPVVAPNGVDTAFFRPEAVPPAPLPEPAFVFTGSMDYRPNIDAALWLARAVWPRVRAVLPAARLFLVGRRPAPAVRALGEIPGVEVVGEVPDVRPYLAAATVYVAPLRAGGGTRLKVLEAMAMGRAIVSTPMGCEGLTVRDQEHVWLADGEAFAEAMIALATDEARRRQLGEAARRLAVARYDWEQTLAPLEALVRPLLQQ
- a CDS encoding glycosyltransferase family 4 protein, giving the protein MIRIGLDARLLAYRREGIARYILELAARLPQVIHDPDVRLVIFQSRKDPNTWAAGPQVRVAHAWTPPHHRWEQRVWPLEVGLRRVALLHSPDFIPPFSGPFRKVITIHDLHFLKYPDFMTAESRRYYAGQIERAAAVADHIIAVSQTTRADLIAHLGVPEDRITVIYEGASAVCRPLPPEQVRETLGRLGLEPGYILFVGAWEPRKNIPMLLRAYARLRERRPNAPPLVLAGRRGWLYQEILEWPHRLHIADHLRWIEGPDDQTLAVLYNGAAFLAFPSLYEGFGLPALEAMACGTPVVVSDRGALPEVVGEAGMVLPAEDEARWAEAMEALLEDAAQRERMRRQGLERSAAFSWDRAAAETWAVYRRVLGR
- a CDS encoding histidine kinase N-terminal 7TM domain-containing protein, with protein sequence MARTDPLDLIIQINFVIVAALLIAAFSLLVYLLAYYFQSRSARGAAWLLASVSIVYLGDLVLFFVADPRSAEPWLRLQWLGIAIAPAAYAHLTDALLERTGSFSPWRRWAVRGAYALAFLWFLLALSSDLLVHDGTADGRAFHLWAGPLFPLFLIYFIGGVGWGIVNAWRVRQRTLISTHRRRMTYLALTMIAPAVGVFPYLLLAGRTLPAYPLVFWGMVGISNLFIGTMLFGMVYAVAYVDVLVPDRVVKQRWITYLLRGPVLATLVALVMFGVSRLSHALGLPLALLLPLAAVGTIVSYELLSDGIRPLFEWLFLRRDVSELARMRRLSEAMITARDLRQFLEGILALICETLRSPTGFVVRRTPEGIEPVAAFGDIAHASIEATLAEVEPSSNGPVRTDGFWVWPLRSRAEGILLGAIAVAAPPSEVSPEVLHEVLPVWIARAAAALEDRLIQERALQALEQVAEEARRLRWAEGEPSARSLIEHPEFITWVRDALAHYWGGPRLLQSPLLQLRVVQQAMEAHDGNPIRALRAVLAEAIERLRPDGERKLTAPEWLLYNLLELRFLQGRKVREIAQRLALSESDLYRKQRAAIEAVAMVLAEMERRAARSTEEEPSLPPRAPHPARGGGREIPPEEDGAPR